From Sphingomonas hengshuiensis, one genomic window encodes:
- a CDS encoding M24 family metallopeptidase, whose protein sequence is MLKLDRRHLLAGAAAFPLLGVSSLLRAAEPDLADLQDLTTDAQPIGADERRTRIARAQALMRAHGIGAVLIEPGSSLVYFTGVRWGRSERLTAVILPVEGEPCIVTPFFEEPSVRESLGIPAEVRVWQEDQDPLAVVAGFLRDRKLAARPIGIEETVRHFAVDGLARALPRARIVSANPVVRGCRMIKTAPEIALMQRATDVTIAAYRWTYPRVEAGMTPAQIAALMSAATRKLGGTNDWNLILLGEAAAYPHGSGKPQKVVPGEVVLMDCGCSVQGYQSDVSRSFVFGTPRAEQRKVWDQVARGQQIALAAARLGTPAGAVDDAVRGYYTSLGYGPDYRLPGLSHRTGHGIGMDGHEPVNLVRGEKTPLAPGMCFSNEPGLYLPGSFGIRLEDCFHMTEAGPKWFSTPPRSIDAPMG, encoded by the coding sequence ATGCTGAAACTCGATCGTCGGCATCTGCTCGCCGGGGCTGCCGCATTCCCCTTGCTCGGCGTTTCCTCGCTGCTCCGCGCCGCCGAACCCGACCTCGCCGATCTTCAGGACCTGACCACCGACGCGCAGCCGATCGGCGCCGACGAACGCCGTACCCGCATCGCTCGCGCGCAGGCGCTGATGCGCGCGCACGGGATCGGCGCGGTGCTGATCGAGCCGGGGTCGTCGCTGGTCTATTTCACCGGAGTCCGCTGGGGCCGCAGCGAGCGGCTGACCGCCGTGATCCTGCCGGTCGAGGGCGAACCGTGCATCGTCACGCCGTTCTTCGAGGAGCCTTCGGTCCGCGAAAGCCTCGGCATCCCCGCCGAGGTCCGCGTGTGGCAGGAGGATCAGGACCCGCTTGCGGTCGTTGCGGGCTTCCTGCGCGATCGCAAGCTCGCCGCGCGCCCGATCGGCATCGAGGAAACCGTCCGCCATTTCGCCGTCGACGGCCTCGCCCGCGCGCTGCCCCGCGCCCGAATCGTCTCGGCCAATCCCGTCGTGCGCGGCTGCCGGATGATCAAGACCGCGCCCGAAATCGCGCTGATGCAACGCGCCACCGACGTCACGATCGCCGCCTATCGCTGGACCTATCCCCGCGTCGAAGCGGGCATGACCCCGGCGCAGATCGCCGCGCTGATGTCCGCCGCCACCCGCAAGCTGGGCGGCACCAACGACTGGAACCTGATCCTGCTCGGCGAAGCCGCCGCCTATCCGCACGGATCGGGCAAGCCGCAAAAGGTCGTGCCCGGCGAAGTCGTGCTGATGGATTGCGGGTGCAGCGTCCAGGGCTATCAATCCGACGTCTCGCGCAGCTTCGTGTTCGGCACGCCCCGCGCGGAGCAGCGCAAGGTCTGGGACCAGGTCGCGCGCGGCCAGCAGATCGCGCTCGCGGCGGCGCGACTCGGCACGCCAGCGGGGGCGGTCGATGACGCGGTGCGCGGCTATTACACGTCGCTGGGCTATGGCCCCGACTATCGGCTCCCCGGCCTGTCGCACCGCACCGGCCATGGCATCGGCATGGACGGGCACGAGCCGGTCAATCTGGTGCGCGGCGAGAAAACGCCGCTCGCGCCGGGCATGTGCTTCTCCAACGAACCCGGCCTCTATCTGCCCGGCAGCTTCGGCATCCGGCTGGAGGATTGTTTCCACATGACCGAAGCGGGGCCGAAATGGTTCAGCACGCCCCCGCGCTCGATCGACGCGCCGATGGGGTAG
- a CDS encoding phosphatidylserine decarboxylase: protein MASIDKPPLGTSTVKWRFPEIHPEGRKYALIAGAIALASLFIWDFITWPLVFLTVGVAAFFRDPVRVTPQEEGLIVSPADGLVTMIERVPVPPELAGPQALGNAPLLRVSVFMSVFDVHINRTPITGTVRHVIYISGKFMNADFDKASEENERQHVLVEDRHGLRVGFTQIAGLVARRIVSFVKAGDMVVAGQRIGLIRFGSRVDVFLPEGYGCTVALGQRAIAGETILAKKGAPAATGISQ, encoded by the coding sequence ATGGCATCGATCGACAAGCCTCCGCTCGGCACCTCGACGGTGAAATGGCGCTTCCCCGAGATTCATCCCGAAGGGCGCAAATATGCGCTGATTGCCGGCGCGATTGCGCTGGCGAGCCTGTTTATCTGGGACTTCATCACCTGGCCCCTGGTGTTCCTCACCGTGGGAGTCGCGGCGTTTTTCCGCGATCCTGTGCGCGTCACGCCGCAGGAGGAGGGACTGATCGTCTCGCCCGCCGACGGGCTGGTGACGATGATCGAGCGCGTTCCTGTTCCGCCCGAACTCGCCGGCCCGCAAGCGTTGGGCAACGCGCCGCTGCTGCGCGTGTCGGTGTTCATGAGCGTGTTCGACGTCCACATTAATCGCACCCCGATCACGGGGACCGTCCGCCACGTCATCTACATTTCCGGCAAGTTCATGAACGCCGACTTCGACAAGGCGAGCGAAGAGAATGAGCGCCAGCATGTCCTGGTCGAGGATCGCCACGGGCTTCGCGTCGGCTTCACCCAGATTGCGGGGCTGGTCGCGCGGCGTATCGTCAGCTTCGTCAAGGCCGGCGACATGGTCGTGGCCGGACAGCGCATCGGGCTGATCCGTTTCGGCAGCCGCGTCGATGTCTTTCTGCCCGAAGGCTATGGCTGCACCGTCGCGCTGGGGCAGCGCGCGATTGCCGGCGAAACCATCCTCGCGAAAAAGGGCGCACCGGCCGCAACCGGGATCAGCCAGTGA
- a CDS encoding c-type cytochrome translates to MKPVLLVLVSAAAVSLSACGSQPAAEQPSATASPVAAATPVAPPPAAKTASAAPALFAQCAVCHTATKDGKAGIGPNLWGTAGHPAAQKPGFAYSPALKAAGLVWDDATLDKWLQKPQAFVPGTKMVFAGVPDAAKRAELIAYLKTLG, encoded by the coding sequence ATGAAGCCGGTTCTGCTCGTCCTCGTCTCTGCTGCGGCCGTCTCGCTCTCCGCCTGCGGGTCACAACCGGCGGCGGAGCAGCCCTCGGCCACCGCCTCGCCGGTGGCGGCAGCGACCCCGGTCGCGCCTCCTCCAGCGGCGAAGACCGCGTCCGCCGCGCCCGCGCTCTTCGCCCAATGCGCGGTCTGCCACACCGCGACCAAGGACGGGAAAGCCGGAATCGGCCCGAATCTCTGGGGCACCGCGGGCCATCCGGCGGCGCAGAAACCCGGCTTCGCCTATTCGCCCGCGCTCAAGGCGGCGGGGCTGGTCTGGGACGATGCGACGCTCGACAAATGGCTGCAAAAGCCACAGGCGTTCGTCCCCGGCACCAAAATGGTCTTCGCAGGCGTACCCGACGCGGCAAAGCGCGCTGAGCTGATCGCCTATCTCAAGACGCTGGGGTAG
- a CDS encoding class I SAM-dependent methyltransferase has product MSASTAASKRRARDRAERAPSPFGLFLKGFVKNPVMVGAIVSSSQYTVRKVLDRVDWDNCKLFVEYGPGVGTFSKPILDRLAPDGKLVVIDTNPDFIRYLKQTIEDPRFSAVLGSAADVKQIVNDHGFEHADFIASGLPFSTLPPGVGDKIASETRAILREGGAFLVYQYNPSVKNFLTPHFSNIDHAMEWRNVPPAQLWWAWKD; this is encoded by the coding sequence ATGTCCGCATCGACCGCAGCTTCCAAACGCCGCGCCCGTGATCGCGCCGAACGCGCGCCGTCGCCTTTCGGCCTGTTCCTTAAGGGGTTCGTCAAGAATCCGGTGATGGTCGGGGCGATCGTGTCGTCGTCGCAATATACCGTGCGGAAGGTGCTCGACCGAGTCGATTGGGACAATTGCAAGCTGTTCGTCGAGTATGGCCCGGGAGTCGGGACCTTTTCCAAGCCGATTCTCGATCGCCTCGCGCCCGACGGCAAGCTGGTGGTGATCGACACAAACCCCGATTTCATCCGCTATCTGAAGCAGACGATCGAGGACCCGCGCTTTTCGGCGGTGCTGGGGTCGGCGGCGGACGTGAAGCAGATCGTCAACGATCATGGCTTCGAGCATGCCGACTTTATCGCATCGGGCCTCCCCTTCTCCACGCTTCCGCCGGGCGTGGGCGACAAGATCGCCTCCGAAACCCGCGCGATCCTGCGCGAGGGCGGCGCGTTCCTGGTCTATCAGTACAACCCTTCGGTGAAGAACTTCCTCACCCCGCATTTCAGCAACATCGATCATGCGATGGAGTGGCGCAACGTGCCCCCCGCACAGCTTTGGTGGGCGTGGAAGGACTGA
- a CDS encoding NADP-dependent isocitrate dehydrogenase → MAKIKVATPVVEIDGDEMTRIIWQWIRERLILPYLDIDLKYYDLSVEKRDETNDQITIDSAKAIQQYGVGVKCATITPDEARVEEFGLKQMWKSPNGTIRNILGGVVFREPIVIKNVPRLVPGWTDPIVVGRHAFGDQYKATDFLVPGPGKLRLVWEGENGEKIDREVFDFPAAGVAMGMYNLDQSIIDFAKASMNYALDRKWPLYLSTKNTILKAYDGRFKDLFQQVFDEEFADRFKEAGIVYEHRLIDDMVASALKWSGKFVWACKNYDGDVQSDTVAQGFGSLGLMTSVLLSPDGKTVEAEAAHGTVTRHYRMHQQGKATSTNPIASIFAWTQGLSFRGKFDNTPDVTRFAETLERVCIETVEKGQMTKDLALLIGPDQAWMTTEQFFEAIRANLEAEMANWQ, encoded by the coding sequence ATGGCGAAGATCAAGGTTGCAACGCCCGTCGTCGAAATCGACGGCGACGAAATGACGCGGATCATCTGGCAGTGGATCCGCGAGCGCCTGATTCTCCCCTATCTCGATATCGACCTCAAATATTACGATCTTTCGGTCGAGAAGCGCGACGAGACCAACGACCAGATCACGATCGATTCGGCCAAGGCGATCCAGCAGTACGGCGTCGGCGTGAAGTGCGCGACGATCACCCCGGACGAGGCGCGGGTCGAGGAATTCGGCCTCAAGCAGATGTGGAAGTCGCCCAACGGCACGATCCGCAACATCCTGGGCGGCGTCGTCTTCCGCGAGCCGATCGTGATCAAGAACGTCCCCCGCCTCGTCCCCGGCTGGACCGATCCCATCGTCGTTGGCCGTCACGCCTTTGGCGACCAGTATAAGGCGACCGATTTCCTCGTCCCCGGCCCCGGCAAGCTGCGCCTGGTATGGGAAGGCGAGAATGGCGAGAAGATCGATCGCGAAGTGTTCGACTTCCCGGCCGCCGGTGTCGCGATGGGCATGTACAATCTCGACCAGTCGATCATCGACTTCGCCAAGGCGAGCATGAACTATGCGCTCGATCGCAAATGGCCGCTCTATCTGTCGACCAAGAACACCATCCTCAAGGCCTATGACGGTCGCTTCAAGGATCTGTTCCAGCAGGTATTTGACGAGGAGTTCGCCGACCGGTTCAAGGAAGCGGGCATCGTCTACGAACATCGCCTGATCGACGACATGGTCGCGTCGGCGCTGAAGTGGAGCGGCAAGTTCGTCTGGGCCTGCAAGAATTATGACGGCGACGTCCAGTCGGACACCGTTGCGCAGGGCTTTGGCTCGCTGGGCCTGATGACTTCGGTGCTGCTCTCGCCCGACGGCAAGACGGTGGAAGCGGAAGCGGCGCACGGCACCGTGACGCGCCACTATCGGATGCACCAGCAGGGCAAGGCTACCTCGACCAATCCGATCGCGTCGATCTTCGCCTGGACCCAGGGCCTGTCGTTCCGCGGCAAGTTCGACAACACGCCCGACGTCACCCGCTTTGCCGAGACGCTCGAGCGCGTCTGCATCGAGACCGTCGAGAAGGGCCAGATGACCAAGGATCTGGCGCTGCTCATCGGTCCGGACCAGGCGTGGATGACCACCGAGCAGTTCTTCGAAGCGATCCGCGCCAATCTCGAAGCCGAAATGGCGAATTGGCAGTAA
- the alaS gene encoding alanine--tRNA ligase — translation MTSTNDIRRSFLDYFEGQGHARVPSAPLVPHNDPTLMFVNAGMVPFKNVFTGLESRPYSTATSSQKCVRAGGKHNDLDNVGYTARHHTFFEMLGNFSFGDYFKEQAIHHAWTLLTREWGLSPDRLTITVYHTDDQAFDLWKKIAGVPESRIIRIPTKDNFWAMGADGPCGPCSEIFYDHGDHIWGGPPGSPEEDGDRFVEIWNLVFMQFVQAADQIVGDLPRPSIDTGMGLERIAAVMQGVTDNYDTDTFKALIEQSGALSGSSTTGDNQASHRVIADHLRASGFLVADGVLPANEGRGYVLRRIMRRAMRHAHLLGAKDPLMHRLVPSLVAEMGAAFPELLRAQPLIEATLLQEETRFRQTLANGLRLLDEATQGLAAGDTLPGATAFKLYDTFGFPYDLTEDALRAQSIAVDRAGFDTAMAEQKRAARAAWKGSGEKASDELWFDIADALGSTEFTGYSGTEGEGQVVAIVKDGARVDRAGPGESVVVLTNQTPFYGESGGQMGDAGTITNEKGLIAQVDDTSKPLGRLHAHQTRIEGGELAVGDTVKLSVDVERRDQIRANHSATHLLHAALRHRLGGHVSQKGSLVAADRLRFDFSHPSALSPADIAVIEADVNAQIRHNESVGTRLMTPDDAIAAGAMALFGEKYGDEVRVLSMGRGTDVSYSVELCGGTHVNATGDIALFKIVSESAVSSGVRRIEALTGEAARQWLVARDERLREAASVLRSAPDEVPARVAALVEDRRRLERELADAKKALAMGGGGGAAAPAGPELVGGVNFVGQVIDGLDPKALRGAVDEAKARIGSGVVALVAVNEGRASVAVGVTADLIPAQSAVELVKRAVAALGGQGGGGRPDMAQGGGPEGDKGAEALAAVRGALAAETEAA, via the coding sequence ATGACGTCCACCAACGATATTCGCCGCTCGTTCCTCGACTATTTCGAGGGCCAGGGTCATGCCCGCGTCCCGTCCGCACCGCTCGTGCCGCACAATGATCCGACGCTCATGTTCGTCAATGCGGGCATGGTCCCGTTCAAGAACGTGTTCACCGGCCTCGAATCGCGCCCCTATTCGACCGCGACGAGCTCGCAGAAATGCGTCCGCGCAGGCGGCAAGCATAACGACCTCGACAATGTCGGCTATACCGCGCGGCACCACACCTTCTTTGAAATGCTGGGCAATTTCTCGTTCGGCGATTATTTCAAGGAACAGGCGATCCATCATGCCTGGACGCTGCTGACGCGCGAATGGGGGCTGTCGCCCGATCGGCTGACGATCACCGTCTATCACACCGACGACCAGGCATTCGATCTGTGGAAGAAGATCGCGGGCGTGCCCGAAAGCCGGATCATCCGCATCCCGACCAAGGATAATTTCTGGGCGATGGGCGCCGATGGCCCGTGCGGCCCGTGCTCGGAAATCTTCTACGATCATGGCGACCATATCTGGGGCGGCCCGCCGGGATCGCCCGAGGAGGATGGCGACCGCTTCGTCGAGATCTGGAACCTCGTCTTCATGCAGTTCGTCCAGGCGGCGGACCAGATCGTCGGCGACCTGCCGCGCCCCAGCATCGACACCGGCATGGGGCTGGAGCGGATCGCGGCGGTGATGCAGGGCGTCACCGACAATTACGATACCGACACGTTCAAGGCGCTGATCGAGCAATCGGGCGCGCTGTCGGGCTCCTCGACCACCGGCGATAATCAGGCGAGCCACCGCGTGATCGCCGATCACCTCCGCGCTTCGGGCTTCCTCGTCGCCGACGGGGTGCTACCCGCCAATGAAGGCCGCGGCTATGTGCTGCGCCGGATCATGCGCCGCGCGATGCGCCACGCGCATCTGCTCGGCGCGAAGGACCCGCTGATGCACCGGCTGGTGCCGTCGCTGGTCGCCGAAATGGGCGCCGCCTTCCCGGAACTGCTCCGCGCCCAGCCGCTGATCGAGGCGACGTTGCTCCAGGAGGAGACCCGCTTCCGCCAGACGCTCGCCAACGGCCTGCGCCTGCTCGACGAGGCGACGCAGGGGCTGGCGGCGGGCGATACGCTGCCCGGTGCGACCGCGTTCAAGCTCTATGACACGTTCGGTTTCCCTTATGATCTGACCGAGGACGCACTGCGCGCCCAGTCGATCGCGGTCGACCGCGCCGGCTTCGACACTGCGATGGCCGAGCAGAAGCGCGCCGCCCGCGCTGCGTGGAAGGGGTCGGGCGAAAAGGCGTCGGACGAATTGTGGTTCGATATCGCCGACGCGCTCGGCAGCACCGAATTCACCGGCTATTCGGGCACCGAGGGCGAGGGCCAGGTCGTCGCCATAGTCAAGGACGGTGCCCGCGTCGATCGCGCCGGGCCGGGCGAGAGCGTCGTGGTGCTGACCAACCAGACGCCATTCTATGGCGAGAGCGGTGGCCAGATGGGCGATGCGGGCACGATCACCAACGAAAAGGGGCTGATCGCGCAGGTCGACGACACGTCGAAGCCGCTGGGCCGCCTCCACGCGCACCAGACCCGGATCGAGGGTGGCGAACTCGCGGTCGGCGACACCGTCAAGCTGAGCGTCGATGTCGAGCGCCGCGACCAGATCCGCGCCAATCACAGCGCGACGCACCTCCTCCACGCCGCGCTGCGCCACCGGCTCGGCGGGCATGTCTCGCAAAAGGGCAGCCTGGTCGCCGCCGACCGGCTGCGCTTCGATTTCTCGCACCCCTCGGCGCTGAGCCCCGCGGACATCGCGGTGATCGAGGCCGATGTGAACGCGCAGATTCGCCATAACGAAAGCGTCGGCACGCGGCTGATGACCCCCGACGACGCGATCGCGGCGGGTGCGATGGCGCTGTTCGGCGAGAAATATGGCGACGAGGTCCGCGTGCTCTCGATGGGGCGCGGAACCGACGTCTCCTATTCGGTCGAGCTGTGCGGCGGCACCCATGTCAATGCGACGGGAGACATCGCGCTGTTCAAGATTGTCTCCGAAAGCGCGGTATCGAGCGGGGTCCGCCGGATCGAGGCGCTGACCGGCGAGGCGGCGCGGCAATGGCTGGTCGCCCGCGACGAGCGGCTGCGCGAGGCGGCATCGGTGCTGCGCAGCGCCCCCGACGAAGTGCCGGCGCGCGTCGCGGCACTGGTCGAGGATCGCCGCAGGCTCGAGCGCGAGCTTGCCGATGCCAAGAAGGCGCTCGCAATGGGCGGCGGCGGTGGCGCTGCGGCGCCGGCGGGGCCGGAACTGGTCGGCGGGGTGAACTTCGTCGGTCAGGTGATCGACGGTCTCGATCCCAAGGCGCTGCGCGGCGCCGTGGACGAGGCCAAGGCGCGGATTGGTTCGGGCGTGGTCGCGTTGGTCGCGGTCAATGAAGGCCGCGCCTCGGTCGCGGTCGGTGTCACCGCCGACCTGATCCCGGCCCAGAGCGCCGTCGAGCTGGTCAAGCGCGCGGTTGCGGCGCTGGGCGGGCAGGGCGGCGGCGGTCGTCCCGACATGGCGCAGGGCGGCGGGCCCGAAGGCGACAAGGGCGCCGAGGCGCTGGCTGCGGTACGCGGGGCGCTCGCCGCGGAGACCGAAGCGGCCTGA
- a CDS encoding glycosyltransferase gives MAGQRIVIATYGSYGDLHPFIALAQALREAGFAPVLATVAEYRERVEAAWVAFHPVRPSMADLTGGSAEAETRLAEGFAAGGARFLVDTMISPWLAETLADLDTVIEGASLVVASSFGVAARIAAERRGIPVVTILLSPMLHFSAHEPIHAQEAPWLPRFRALFGVRATRAVLDLGKARLRRQHRAISRFRVGIGLPPLNADAIIDGPLRADLVACLYSPLLGALPVDAVPDAFIAGYTFYDGAEPMPADLEAFLDHGPPPIVFSLGSFAAHMGTRFYPASAQAARALGQRAVLLVAPDDVARVAEAVGADAAVHVAGYVPHSRIFPRASAIVHHGGVGTVGQALRGGAPQLVVPFWGDQFDNAERLVRLGVARRLDHRRYSAARPEQALGALLAPGADYRARAAAAGAEVRAEDGAAATARRIAALLG, from the coding sequence GTGGCCGGACAGCGGATCGTGATCGCCACCTACGGCTCCTACGGCGACCTCCACCCCTTTATCGCGCTGGCGCAGGCGCTGCGGGAGGCCGGGTTCGCGCCGGTGCTCGCCACCGTTGCCGAGTATCGCGAGCGAGTGGAGGCGGCATGGGTCGCGTTTCACCCGGTGCGGCCGTCGATGGCGGACCTCACCGGCGGCTCTGCGGAGGCCGAGACGCGGTTGGCAGAAGGGTTCGCCGCGGGCGGGGCGCGCTTCCTGGTCGACACGATGATCTCGCCTTGGCTAGCGGAAACCCTCGCCGATCTCGATACGGTGATCGAAGGAGCGTCGCTGGTTGTCGCGAGCAGCTTTGGCGTCGCAGCTCGGATCGCGGCGGAACGGCGCGGCATCCCTGTGGTCACCATATTGCTGTCCCCGATGCTCCATTTTTCGGCGCACGAGCCGATCCATGCGCAGGAGGCGCCATGGTTGCCGCGCTTCCGGGCGCTGTTCGGGGTGCGCGCGACGCGGGCGGTGCTCGATCTGGGCAAGGCGCGACTGCGGCGCCAGCATCGCGCGATCAGCCGATTCCGCGTCGGGATCGGCCTGCCGCCGCTGAACGCGGATGCGATCATCGACGGGCCGTTGCGCGCCGATCTGGTCGCGTGCCTCTATTCGCCGCTGCTCGGGGCGTTGCCGGTCGACGCGGTGCCGGATGCGTTCATCGCCGGATACACCTTCTACGACGGTGCGGAGCCGATGCCGGCGGACCTCGAGGCGTTCCTCGACCATGGGCCGCCGCCGATCGTCTTCTCGCTCGGGAGTTTCGCGGCGCATATGGGCACGCGTTTCTACCCGGCGAGCGCGCAGGCCGCACGTGCGCTCGGGCAGCGTGCAGTGCTTCTGGTCGCGCCCGACGATGTGGCGCGCGTGGCGGAGGCGGTCGGGGCCGACGCGGCGGTCCATGTCGCGGGCTATGTGCCGCATTCGCGCATCTTCCCGCGCGCGTCGGCAATCGTCCACCATGGCGGTGTCGGAACGGTGGGGCAGGCGCTGCGCGGCGGCGCCCCCCAACTCGTCGTGCCGTTTTGGGGCGACCAGTTCGACAATGCCGAACGGCTCGTCCGGCTCGGCGTCGCGCGGCGGCTGGACCACCGGCGCTATAGCGCGGCGCGACCGGAACAGGCGCTGGGGGCGTTGCTCGCTCCGGGTGCCGATTATCGGGCCAGGGCTGCCGCCGCCGGCGCCGAAGTCCGTGCGGAGGACGGCGCCGCGGCTACCGCCCGCCGGATCGCGGCGCTGCTCGGCTAG
- the pssA gene encoding CDP-diacylglycerol--serine O-phosphatidyltransferase, with protein sequence MLEPRFRRLRRKADRPARPDRGIPLRAVIPNTVTALALCSGLTAIRFAILGNWEAAVLMVLAAAVLDGIDGHIARLVRAESRFGAELDSLSDAISFGVAPALILYLWSLQSLGRFGWLVALIHALFCALRLARFNANIDREQQPHKSAGFLTGVPAPAGAGLALAPLYLWVWIEEPVLRSPPLVACWSVLVAVLMVSSIATFAPKVRLRRNIRFEAVAVLVVLVAALVSAPWPTLAVLAILYVGSIPFSVRSYRRVTQQRAATALAASAPEPPAP encoded by the coding sequence ATGCTTGAACCTCGATTCCGCCGCCTGCGGCGCAAGGCGGACCGCCCGGCGCGCCCCGATCGCGGGATACCGTTGCGCGCGGTCATTCCCAACACCGTTACTGCGCTCGCACTCTGTTCCGGGCTGACGGCGATTCGCTTCGCCATCCTCGGCAATTGGGAAGCTGCGGTTCTGATGGTGCTTGCCGCGGCGGTCCTCGACGGGATTGACGGCCATATCGCCCGCCTCGTGCGCGCCGAGAGTCGGTTCGGCGCCGAACTCGACAGCCTTTCGGACGCGATTTCGTTCGGAGTCGCGCCCGCGCTCATCCTCTATCTATGGTCGCTTCAGTCGCTGGGGCGGTTCGGGTGGCTCGTCGCGCTGATCCACGCGCTGTTCTGCGCGCTTCGCCTCGCGCGCTTCAACGCCAATATCGATCGCGAGCAGCAGCCGCATAAATCCGCTGGGTTCCTCACCGGGGTTCCGGCGCCTGCCGGCGCAGGGCTCGCGCTAGCACCGCTCTATTTATGGGTGTGGATAGAGGAGCCTGTGCTGCGGTCGCCGCCGTTGGTCGCATGCTGGAGCGTGCTGGTGGCCGTGCTGATGGTGTCGAGCATCGCCACCTTCGCACCGAAGGTCCGCCTGCGCCGGAACATCCGGTTCGAAGCGGTTGCGGTCCTTGTCGTGCTGGTCGCCGCGCTCGTTTCGGCGCCATGGCCGACGCTCGCGGTGCTCGCAATCCTCTACGTCGGATCGATCCCGTTCAGCGTCCGCAGCTATCGCCGCGTCACGCAGCAGCGCGCAGCGACGGCGCTGGCGGCGTCCGCGCCGGAACCGCCCGCACCGTAA
- a CDS encoding cation:proton antiporter domain-containing protein, with protein MLTLSNSGFSDALVILGAAGLVIPAFARFRISPIIGFILVGVLVGPFGLGTLVGQQPWLYYITISDAHSIEPFAEFGIILLLFSIGLELSFKRLWSMRTAVFGVGAAELVGAGLVLAAVLYATGLSTGGAIGLGLALSLSSTALVLPIAGTTSAVGRAAFAMLLFEDLALVPIIFTLGALAPNASADGWISLGRTLGYGAVTVAILFIGGRFLLPRMFGQAARTKSPELFLAASLLVVIAASLATSAAGLSPIVGALIAGLLIAETEYHGEVEAITAPFKGLALGVFLITVGMRLDLGFVASNWAALLGATMLVMVVKSAVTTGLLKLSGARTGVAAETGVLMASPSETTLIVLGVAGAAGLILPATAAFWTTVTAIGLTATPLLAKAGQVISGAIDRQAKHEDHSVAIDEAGPGAVVIGFGRVGRTVADMLRRHGLPYLGVDADIDNVNAARREGYKVLFGDVTRTELVDQLKLGHAKALVLTMDDPVLTVRLAKRVRGWVPDLPIIARARDANHAAELYRAGVSDAVPETLESSLQLSEAVLVDMGIAVGPVIASIHGMRDEMRKSIKEAGGLDREPRIRRLRSGDVPA; from the coding sequence ATGCTTACCTTATCCAATAGCGGCTTCAGCGACGCGCTGGTCATTCTCGGCGCGGCGGGCCTTGTCATTCCCGCGTTCGCACGGTTTCGGATCAGCCCGATCATCGGGTTCATCCTGGTCGGTGTGCTGGTCGGCCCGTTCGGCCTGGGCACGCTCGTCGGGCAGCAGCCCTGGCTCTACTATATCACGATTTCCGACGCGCATTCGATCGAGCCGTTCGCCGAGTTCGGCATCATCCTGCTGCTGTTCTCGATCGGGCTGGAGCTGTCGTTCAAGCGATTATGGTCGATGCGCACCGCGGTGTTCGGCGTGGGCGCCGCCGAGCTTGTCGGGGCGGGGCTGGTGCTGGCGGCCGTGCTGTACGCCACCGGGCTGAGCACCGGCGGCGCGATCGGGCTCGGCCTGGCGCTTTCGCTCTCCTCCACTGCGCTGGTGCTCCCGATCGCCGGGACGACGAGCGCGGTGGGGCGCGCGGCGTTTGCGATGCTGTTGTTCGAGGATCTGGCGCTGGTCCCGATCATCTTCACCCTCGGTGCGCTGGCGCCCAATGCCAGCGCCGATGGCTGGATCTCGCTGGGGCGGACGCTGGGCTATGGCGCGGTCACAGTCGCGATCCTGTTCATCGGCGGGCGCTTCCTGCTGCCCCGAATGTTCGGGCAGGCGGCGCGGACCAAGAGCCCCGAATTGTTCCTGGCGGCCAGCCTGCTCGTCGTGATCGCGGCCAGCCTGGCGACGAGCGCAGCGGGACTGTCGCCGATCGTCGGCGCGCTGATCGCCGGGCTGCTGATCGCGGAGACCGAATATCACGGTGAGGTCGAAGCGATCACGGCGCCGTTCAAGGGGCTGGCGCTGGGCGTGTTCCTGATCACCGTCGGGATGCGGCTCGACCTGGGCTTCGTCGCGAGCAACTGGGCGGCGCTGCTGGGCGCGACGATGCTGGTGATGGTGGTCAAGTCCGCGGTCACCACCGGGCTGCTCAAGCTGTCGGGTGCGCGGACCGGGGTGGCGGCGGAAACCGGGGTGCTGATGGCGAGCCCGTCCGAGACGACGCTGATCGTGCTGGGCGTGGCGGGTGCGGCGGGGCTGATCCTGCCGGCGACCGCCGCCTTCTGGACGACGGTGACCGCGATCGGGCTGACCGCGACGCCGCTGCTCGCCAAGGCGGGGCAGGTCATCTCCGGCGCGATCGATCGGCAGGCGAAGCACGAGGACCATAGCGTCGCGATCGACGAAGCCGGGCCGGGTGCCGTGGTGATCGGCTTTGGCCGCGTCGGGCGCACCGTCGCCGACATGCTGCGCCGCCACGGCCTGCCCTATCTGGGCGTCGATGCCGATATCGACAATGTGAACGCCGCCCGGCGCGAGGGCTACAAGGTGCTGTTCGGCGACGTGACGCGCACCGAGCTGGTCGACCAGCTCAAGCTGGGCCATGCCAAGGCGCTGGTGCTGACGATGGACGATCCGGTGCTGACGGTGCGGCTGGCGAAGCGGGTGCGCGGCTGGGTGCCCGACCTGCCGATCATCGCCCGGGCCCGCGACGCCAACCATGCCGCCGAACTGTACCGTGCCGGGGTGAGCGATGCCGTTCCCGAGACGCTCGAAAGCTCGCTCCAGCTTTCCGAGGCGGTGCTGGTCGACATGGGAATCGCCGTCGGCCCGGTGATCGCATCGATCCACGGCATGCGCGACGAGATGCGCAAATCGATCAAGGAAGCCGGCGGGCTGGACCGCGAGCCGCGCATCCGGCGGCTGCGCAGTGGCGACGTGCCGGCCTGA